A single genomic interval of Zingiber officinale cultivar Zhangliang chromosome 4A, Zo_v1.1, whole genome shotgun sequence harbors:
- the LOC121970420 gene encoding probable auxin efflux carrier component 1c, giving the protein MITSKDFYNVMTAVVPLYVAMILAYGSVKWWGIFTPTQCSGINRFVALFAVPLLSFHFISGNNIYAMNLRFIAADTLQKLLVLAALTAWGRLSRRGRLDWTITTFSLSTLPNTLVMGIPLLRGMYGEASGTLMVQIVVLQCIVWYTLMLFLFEYRAAKTLIADQFPDTAGAIASITVDSDVVSLDGREVPIETETRLKDDGRLHVTVRRSNASRSDLNYPRRSVGGFSVTTPRPSNLTNAEIYSLQSSRNPTPRGSSFNHNDFYAMVGGRSSNFGAATPRPSNYDESELGAKPTTRFQYQLPVTAPYPTLNPTVFPPAPKRAATGQPNVPKTEDAGNKDLHMFVWSSSASPVSDVFGNGKEYSFPPAVEHQVAVGVSPTKLDDQYLEREEFSFPNKTTSLDKDGTPQPREGDEEKAKTELATAGKEGLREVTSMPPTSVMTRLILIMVWRRLIRNPNTYSSLIGIIWSLVCFRWNFQMPVIILNSISILSDAGLGMAMFSLGLFMALQPRIIACGNKVAAYAMAVRFLVGPAVMAVASLVIGLRGVLLHIAIVQASLPQGIVPFVFAKEYNVHPDILSTAVIFGMLMALPITLVYYILLGI; this is encoded by the exons ATGATTACTTCGAAGGATTTCTACAACGTGATGACGGCGGTGGTGCCACTGTACGTGGCCATGATCCTTGCATATGGGTCGGTGAAGTGGTGGGGGATCTTCACGCCGACGCAGTGCTCCGGCATCAACCGCTTCGTGGCGCTCTTCGCGGTGCCGCTGCTCTCCTTCCACTTCATCTCCGGCAACAACATCTACGCTATGAACCTCCGGTTTATCGCCGCGGATACGCTCCAGAAGCTGCTGGTTCTGGCGGCGCTAACCGCCTGGGGTCGTCTCAGCCGCCGAGGCCGGCTCGACTGGACCATCACCACCTTCTCCCTCTCCACCCTCCCCAACACCCTGGTCATGGGCATTCCCCTCCTCCGAGGCATGTACGGCGAAGCCTCCGGCACTCTCATGGTTCAGATCGTCGTGCTCCAGTGTATCGTCTGGTACACCCTCATGCTGTTCCTCTTCGAGTACCGCGCCGCCAAGACTCTGATCGCCGACCAGTTCCCCGACACCGCCGGAGCCATCGCCTCCATCACCGTTGACTCCGATGTCGTATCCCTCGACGGACGCGAAGTCCCTATCGAGACTGAAACCCGCCTCAAGGACGACGGCAGGCTCCACGTCACCGTCCGCCGATCCAACGCCTCCCGCTCCGACCTCAACTACCCGCGCCGCTCCGTCGGCGGTTTCTCCGTCACAACCCCGCGCCCGTCCAATCTCACCAACGCTGAGATTTATTCCCTCCAGTCGTCGCGCAATCCCACGCCCCGCGGCTCCAGCTTCAACCACAACGACTTCTACGCCATGGTGGGCGGCCGGAGCTCCAACTTTGGGGCGGCAACGCCTCGGCCGTCCAACTACGACGAGTCTGAGCTCGGTGCCAAGCCGACGACGCGGTTCCAGTACCAACTTCCGGTGACCGCCCCCTACCCGACGCTGAATCCCACCGTCTTCCCGCCCGCACCCAAAAGGGCGGCCACTGGGCAGCCCAACGTCCCCAAAACAGAGGACGCCGGTAACAAGGACCTTCACATGTTCGTGTGGAGCTCCAGCGCGTCGCCGGTCTCCGACGTGTTCGGAAACGGCAAGGAATACAGTTTTCCGCCAGCAGTAGAGCACCAGGTCGCCGTAGGAGTTTCTCCCACAAAAT TGGACGATCAGTATCTAGAGCGAGAGGAGTTCAGCTTCCCCAACAAGACGACTAGTCTCGACAAAGACGGAACACCTCAGCCTCGCGAGGGAGATGAGGAGAAAGCCAAAACGGAGCTGGCCACCGCAGGGAAAGAAGGCCTACGGGAAGTGACGTCCATGCCGCCAACAAGCGTCATGACGAGGTTGATCCTGATCATGGTGTGGCGAAGGCTCATCCGCAACCCTAACACCTACTCCAGCTTGATCGGCATCATCTGGTCTCTCGTCTGCTTCCG GTGGAACTTCCAGATGCCGGTTATCATACTGAACTCCATCTCCATCCTCTCGGACGCCGGCCTCGGCATGGCCATGTTCAGCCTCG GTCTCTTCATGGCGCTGCAGCCGAGAATCATAGCGTGCGGGAACAAGGTCGCAGCATACGCCATGGCCGTGAGGTTCCTGGTAGGTCCTGCTGTCATGGCAGTGGCTTCCTTGGTCATTGGCCTACGCGGTGTCCTCTTGCACATCGCCATTGTCCAG GCATCCCTGCCACAAGGCATTGTCCCCTTCGTGTTCGCAAAAGAGTACAACGTACACCCAGACATTCTCAGCACAGC AGTGATATTCGGGATGCTGATGGCTCTGCCCATAACTCTGGTCTACTACATCCTCCTGGGAATTTGA